In Gracilibacillus salitolerans, the sequence TCATCAAACTTCTCTAAAAATTCAGCTTTTGCTGTAGAAGCCATATCTAGAGAGTGTGTAATCCCATCACTTGAGATATATTCAATTAATTTTTCTTTCATATGATCATCATTATGTCCATAGTTAAGTGCACCTGCACCGGAGAAGAAATCTAAATATTCCTTTCCGTCCTCGTCCCACATTTTGTGCTGTTTCGCTTTAGTAAATACAGTTGGAAAGTTACGAATATAACTACGCACAACAGATTCATGATGATTGATAGTATCAAGATTTTTACTCATCTTTTAAGTTCCTCCTAGAAATGTATTATATATCGAATATATTTTCGCACTTTCTCAGTTAGAAAATACGAAATATTACGACAATATTATTTGTTAATAGGCCCGACAATAAACTTTAATTCTTCTTCGTGCTCATCACCAGGGAAAACATCCTCGGTAAAAAACTCGCTTGAAGTAATTTCAGTATTAAAGTCACGAGCTAGTTTCTGAAATAGAGATTGTGATGCCTTGTTATCTGGTGTAATAGTTGCTTCGACAAACTTGATGTTTTGACATGCCTCACTTGTTAATAAGTAATGCAACATTCTGGATGCAATACCCTTACCTCGCTGTGATGCATCAACACCCACTTGCCAAACAAATAAAGCATCTGTTTTTTTTGGAGGGATAAATGCGGTAATAAAGCCAACCACTTGGTTATTTTCTTTTGCTACGACACAAGTATCACTAAAATACTCACTCATTAAAAGGTATTTGTAGGGAGAGTTCGTGTCTAATGTTGATTTCGATACTAATTCCCACATAGATGCTCCATCATTCTTTGTTGGTTTGGAGAACACAACGTCTAAAGTTGGAGCTGGATTCTGTACGTTATTAATCACAATTAACTCCTTTCTTATTTGGCAATTATTTATTTGCACAAATAGTACATTAAATATGATAAAGGGACTTGCAATATTCCGCAAATCGCTTATAGCTTGATTACACTTTATAAATCTTCTTTTATTAACTTGAGCTTCATTCAATTGGAATAACTTTATAAATCCTCCAATATTGTCATCTATTCTTACAAATGAGCAAAATTTGATCAAAGTATCAAAGTATTCAGCTTATTTATTCCCGTTTTTTTTCAAAACAATCATATATTTTTTAAATAAAAACGAGAATAGGTAATTTATTATGAGTGTTGCATAAAACAGTTAGAATATTCTGGCTATTCATCCTATGAAATTTAATACCTAGACACAAAGTTATCTGTCCATTTGGTAAAAGTATACAATCAGACCATCGACGACAACGACAGTATCTATAATTTATGAGCTGGATCTAACTTCGTTTTCTGGATAGACTGTCTCTTTATAAATGTAGCTTGATATTCCTTGAGAGTAGACTTGAATGAAAAGGCATATTGTATGGTGTGTAAGCGTAAAAATAATATAATAGTAAAATTATTTGCTTCTTTACCTCTTTTGATTGAGAACTCCTAATAACAAAAATCCTTTATCACGGTGCTTATCGTCTGTAAAACCCCCACTTCAAGCTTCAAGTAACACAAGGAAGCTATGTGGGGGTTAACAGACGCTAACACCCTGATCATTAGCGAAACTTAT encodes:
- the ectA gene encoding diaminobutyrate acetyltransferase; amino-acid sequence: MINNVQNPAPTLDVVFSKPTKNDGASMWELVSKSTLDTNSPYKYLLMSEYFSDTCVVAKENNQVVGFITAFIPPKKTDALFVWQVGVDASQRGKGIASRMLHYLLTSEACQNIKFVEATITPDNKASQSLFQKLARDFNTEITSSEFFTEDVFPGDEHEEELKFIVGPINK